The following coding sequences lie in one Scatophagus argus isolate fScaArg1 chromosome 9, fScaArg1.pri, whole genome shotgun sequence genomic window:
- the LOC124064410 gene encoding fucolectin-7-like, which yields MMKVSVSLVLLLLGSCSAATYKNVALRGKATQSHRYLHTFGAAYNAIDGNREGEFHSGSCTHSAETSNPWWRVDLLESYIVTSIIITNRGDCCEERINGLQIHIGNSANNNGLENPVVGTIVELGRGESYTKAFDNRVEGRYVTVSLPGAGRILTLCEVEVYGYHAPTGENLALKGKASQSSLYEYGFAYNAIDGNRGSKWEDGSCSHTNNNVAPWWRLDLRKTHKVFSVKVTNSHTNPERLNGAHILIGDSLENNGNSNPRCEVIYSIPAGGVSEFQCNGMEGRYVNIFIPERDEFLSLCEVEVYGSVLD from the exons ATGatgaaagtcagtgtttcccttgtgctgctgctgctggggtcGTGCTCAGCTGCCACCTACA AGAATGTGGCCTTGCGTGGAAAAGCGACCCAGTCACATCGTTATTTGCACACATTCGGGGCCGCCTACAATGCTATTGATGGAAACCGCGAAGGTGAATTCCACTCAGGATCGTGCACCCACTCTGCTGAAACGTCCAACCCCTGGTGGAGAGTGGACCTGCTGGAGTCCTACATCGtcacctccatcatcatcaccaacaGAGGAGACTGCTGTGAGGAGAGAATCAACGGACTGCAGATCCACATAGGCAACTCTGCAAATAACAACGGCTTAGAAAATCCAGT GGTTGGTACGATTGTTGAACTTGGCAGAGGTGAATCATACACTAAGGCTTTTGATAATCGCGTGGAGGGACGTTACGTGACCGTGTCTCTGCCTGGTGCGGGACGAATTCTGACTCTGTGTGAAGTGGAAGTCTATGGGTATCACGCCCCAACTG GAGAGAATCTGGCCCTCAAAGGAAAAGCCTCACAGTCGTCACTGTATGAATATGGCTTTGCATATAACGCCATAGATGGGAATCGCGGCAGCAAGTGGGAAGATGGCTCCTGCAGTCACACGAACAACAACGTGGCGCCCTGGTGGCGACTGGATCTGCGCAAAACCCATAAAGTGTTTTCTGTTAAGGTCACCAATTCACATACCAACCCAGAACGACTGAATGGAGCCCACATCCTAATTGGAGATTCTCTTGAAAACAACGGCAACAGCAACCCCAG GTGTGAAGTGATCTACAGCATCCCAGCAGGTGGTGTTAGTGAATTCCAGTGTAACGGGATGGAGGGTCGCTACGTCAACATATTCATCCCTGAGAGAGacgagttcctgagtctgtgCGAGGTGGAGGTGTATGGCTCCGTCCTGGATTAG
- the si:ch211-215k15.4 gene encoding fucolectin-4 — MKHGSVLLLQFLLGTCSAYTYENVALRGKATQSFRYDHPFGSAYNAIDGNRDFNFMAGSCTHTIGQTNPWWRVDLLESYIVTSVIITNRGDCCAERINGAEIHIGDSLQENGIANPLVGVISHIPAGRSLKLTFTELVKGRYVTVAIPGSGKVLTLCEVEVYGYRAPTGENLALQGKATQSSLHSTGFAYNAIDGNRASTWSQGSCVHTNNDFNPWWRVDLVKTHKVFSVNITSYKESHLRLDGAEIRIGDSLENNGNNNPRCAVISGLTGGFTGTFLCNGMDGRYVNIVIPGRTTHLLLCEVEVYGSRLD; from the exons ATGAAACACGGCTCAGTCTTGCTTTTGCAGTTCCTTTTGGGAACATGCTCTGCTTACACCTATG AAAATGTGGCCTTGCGTGGAAAAGCGACCCAGTCATTCCGTTATGACCACCCATTTGGATCCGCCTACAATGCCATCGATGGAAACCGTGACTTTAACTTCATGGCCGGCTCATGCACCCACACCATCGGCCAGACCAACCCCTGGTGGAGAGTGGACCTGCTGGAGTCCTACATCGTCACCTCCGTCATCATCACCAACAGAGGAGACTGCTGTGCAGAGAGGATCAACGGGGCAGAGATTCACATCGGCGACTCTTTACAGGAAAATGGCATCGCAAACCCACT GGTTGGTGTAATTTCTCATATCCCAGCAGGCAGATCTTTAAAATTAACTTTTACTGAACTTGTGAAAGGACGTTATGTGACTGTAGCTATACCTGGCTCAGGAAAGGTCCTTACACTCTGCGAAGTGGAAGTCTACGGCTACCGTGCCCCGACTG GCGAGAACCTGGCACTCCAAGGAAAAGCCACGCAGTCGTCTCTGCATTCCACAGGCTTTGCATATAACGCCATAGATGGGAATCGTGCTAGCACCTGGAGCCAGGGTTCTTGTGTTCATACAAACAATGACTTCAACCCCTGGTGGCGAGTGGACCTGGTCAAAACCcacaaagtgttttctgttaACATAACCTCTTACAAAGAGTCTCACTTACGACTTGATGGAGCTGAGATCCGAATTGGAGATTCTCTTGAAAACAATGGCAACAACAACCCCAG gTGTGCTGTGATCTCAGGCCTCACTGGAGGTTTCACCGGAACCTTCCTGTGCAACGGGATGGACGGTCGCTACGTGAACATTGTCATTCCCGGAAGAACCACACACCTGCTCCTGTGTGAGGTGGAGGTGTACGGCTCCAGACTGGATTAG